The proteins below are encoded in one region of Syntrophotalea carbinolica DSM 2380:
- a CDS encoding DUF1015 domain-containing protein: MAKIAPFRAVRYNLEKIQDPTRVTAPPYDVISSQLQEELYQRSPFNLVRLILGKIEEGDNEGCNRYVRAAGLFRQWMTDDILVRDMQPSIYLYDEEYQAEGLGAVVRKGFMALARLEDFATGMVKPHEKTLSGPKADRLQLTKACEANFSPIFGLYSDPCCVQEALTWELKKRTPDLEVTDDDGVIHRLWQVTDDTVIQKVCELLENKPVFIADGHHRYETALNYRDFRRGQCDDFSGKELFNYVLMYFANMEDQGMLIFPTHRLVYGLQSFRLEPFLSELSDYFEVEAHSMDPNDAESRREVRNILQKKGEARPSVGLFAGGRTTYFLTLKDEHCMDAFFDEKASKALRTLDVSILHRLVLEKMLHITPEAQEQQTNLKYIKNFDEPFSLVQSGQYQMAFLMNSTRMTQVRDVANAGEKMPQKSTYFYPKLLSGLVINQIARDEMVED, encoded by the coding sequence ATGGCAAAGATCGCTCCGTTCAGGGCCGTTCGCTATAATCTTGAGAAAATCCAGGATCCTACCCGCGTTACGGCACCACCGTATGATGTCATTTCTTCGCAGTTGCAGGAGGAGTTGTATCAGCGCAGTCCGTTTAACCTGGTTCGCCTTATTTTGGGCAAAATCGAAGAGGGCGATAACGAGGGCTGTAACCGTTATGTGCGTGCGGCAGGTTTGTTTCGGCAGTGGATGACGGACGATATTCTCGTCAGGGATATGCAGCCATCCATTTATCTCTACGATGAGGAATATCAGGCCGAGGGATTGGGGGCGGTGGTGCGCAAAGGATTCATGGCTCTGGCGCGCCTGGAGGATTTTGCAACCGGCATGGTCAAACCCCATGAAAAAACCCTCTCTGGCCCCAAGGCTGATCGGTTGCAGTTGACCAAAGCCTGCGAAGCCAACTTCAGCCCCATTTTCGGTCTGTATTCCGATCCATGTTGCGTGCAGGAGGCCCTGACCTGGGAATTGAAAAAGCGGACTCCCGATCTTGAAGTCACCGATGACGACGGGGTCATACACCGTTTATGGCAAGTGACTGACGACACCGTTATTCAAAAGGTCTGCGAATTACTGGAAAACAAACCTGTATTTATTGCCGATGGTCACCATCGTTACGAGACCGCTTTGAATTACCGCGATTTCAGGCGGGGACAGTGCGACGATTTCAGCGGCAAGGAACTGTTTAATTACGTTTTGATGTACTTTGCCAACATGGAAGACCAGGGGATGTTGATCTTTCCCACGCATCGCCTGGTGTATGGATTGCAATCTTTCAGGTTGGAACCGTTTCTTTCCGAATTAAGCGATTATTTTGAGGTCGAGGCTCACTCCATGGATCCGAATGATGCCGAATCCAGGCGCGAGGTGCGTAACATCCTTCAGAAAAAAGGGGAGGCCCGACCCTCTGTGGGGCTTTTTGCGGGCGGACGGACTACATACTTTCTAACCCTCAAGGATGAACACTGCATGGACGCTTTTTTTGATGAAAAGGCTTCCAAGGCACTGCGCACTCTCGATGTGTCGATACTGCACCGCCTGGTCTTGGAAAAGATGCTTCATATAACCCCGGAAGCCCAGGAACAGCAGACCAACCTTAAATACATTAAAAATTTTGACGAGCCGTTCTCTCTGGTACAATCGGGACAGTATCAAATGGCGTTCCTGATGAACTCCACACGAATGACCCAGGTCCGGGATGTGGCCAATGCCGGCGAAAAAATGCCGCAGAAATCGACTTATTTTTATCCCAAGCTGCTCAGTGGTCTGGTGATAAATCAGATTGCTCGTGACGAGATGGTTGAGGATTGA
- a CDS encoding type IV pilin protein, whose protein sequence is MKTKESGFSLIELLVTVAIIGILSAIAVPIYNQHILRTNRAAAKGLLTEMAQRLERHYTRNNTYAGLDVQDMVTGVTIINANEIESRRYRFHFQAGGAPDATSFILEAVPQAGQAGDDCGTMSINQAGARNAAQAGCW, encoded by the coding sequence ATGAAAACAAAAGAGAGTGGTTTCAGTTTGATCGAACTGTTGGTGACGGTTGCGATTATCGGCATTTTGAGTGCTATCGCCGTACCGATTTACAATCAACATATTCTGCGAACTAACCGTGCTGCTGCAAAAGGTCTTCTTACGGAGATGGCCCAACGTTTGGAACGTCATTATACCCGTAATAATACATATGCGGGTCTCGATGTGCAGGACATGGTTACCGGAGTGACAATTATCAATGCTAACGAAATTGAGTCCCGACGTTATCGTTTTCATTTTCAGGCAGGCGGTGCTCCGGATGCGACATCTTTTATCCTCGAGGCTGTACCGCAGGCAGGACAGGCCGGGGATGACTGTGGGACTATGTCGATCAATCAGGCCGGGGCAAGAAATGCAGCGCAGGCAGGATGCTGGTGA